A single window of Anomaloglossus baeobatrachus isolate aAnoBae1 chromosome 9, aAnoBae1.hap1, whole genome shotgun sequence DNA harbors:
- the GPR21 gene encoding putative G-protein coupled receptor 21 isoform X1 has protein sequence MTAPFCPQLHSRSFPPLVATWQGIGTALFFTEVSPHCPAGVIAGGDTVAFPEGRRRRRHDSDIFGDLKMNSSFEGTNSSTTGPFCLLGVGSHEAIPVCLLEVGIIIFLTVLIISGNVIVIFVFHCAPLLNHHTTSYFIQTMAYADLLVGVSCLVPSFTLLHRTDLLPEQVVCKMFGYVVSVLKSVSMTSLACISIDRYIAITKPLTYNTLVTACRLRFCILLLWIYSCAIFLPSFLGWGKPGYHGDVFQTCAYSWHTNPYFTSFIVVMLYAPAATTVCFTYFNIFRICQQHNKEINERRVRFSTSDSEPSQGQPSPEKRYATVLFRITSVFYILWLPYIIYFLLESSRIYTNQTASFLTTWLAISNSFCNCVIYSMSNSVFQKGLKRLSGAICASCSRRGDGHDGTSATPKRPTTDCNP, from the coding sequence ATGACTGCACCTTTTTGTCCCCAGCTTCATTCCCGATCATTTCCTCCTCTTGTGGCAACATGGCAGGGAATTGGCACAGCTCTGTTCTTCACTGAAGTTAGCCCACATTGCCCAGCAGGAGTTATAGCCGGAGGAGACACGGTGGCTTTTCCTGAAGGACGGCGGAGACGCAGGCATGATTCTGATATCTTTGGAGATCTAAAAATGAACTCTTCCTTTGAAGGAACTAACAGCAGCACCACTGGTCCATTTTGCCTTTTGGGTGTGGGATCTCATGAAGCCATTCCCGTTTGCCTCCTGGAAGTGGGGATTATCATCTTTCTGACTGTTCTCATCATCTCCGGCAATGTGATAGTCATCTTCGTCTTCCATTGTGCTCCCCTGCTGAACCATCACACCACCAGTTACTTCATCCAGACCATGGCCTACGCCGACCTGCTGGTTGGAGTCAGCTGCTTGGTGCCATCCTTCACTCTTCTGCATCGCACTGACCTTCTGCCAGAACAGGTCGTATGTAAGATGTTTGGTTACGTGGTGTCCGTCCTGAAGAGCGTCTCTATGACCTCGTTGGCTTGCATCAGCATCGACCGCTACATCGCCATAACCAAACCACTTACTTACAACACGTTGGTCACGGCGTGCCGCCTACGGTTTTGCATCCTCTTGCTCTGGATCTACTCGTGTGCTATTTTCCTACCTTCGTTTTTAGGATGGGGAAAACCAGGCTATCATGGAGATGTATTTCAGACCTGTGCCTATTCATGGCACACCAATCCATATTTCACGTCTTTTATTGTGGTGATGCTATATGCCCCGGCGGCTACGACTGTTTGCTTCACGTACTTCAATATTTTCCGCATTTGCCAACAACACAACAAGGAAATAAATGAAAGGCGCGTGCGCTTCAGCACCAGTGACAGCGAACCTTCCCAAGGACAACCCAGTCCGGAGAAGCGCTACGCCACCGTCCTTTTCCGCATTACCAGTGTCTTCTACATCCTCTGGTTGCCCTACATCATATACTTCCTCCTTGAGAGCTCCAGGATCTATACCAACCAGACTGCCTCCTTCCTCACCACCTGGCTGGCCATCAGCAACAGTTTCTGCAACTGCGTCATCTACAGCATGTCCAACAGCGTCTTCCAGAAAGGTCTGAAGCGGCTGTCTGGGGCCATTTGTGCTTCTTGCTCCAGGCGAGGAGATGGCCATGATGGTACCAGTGCCACCCCAAAGAGACCCACCACTGACTGCAACCCGTAA
- the GPR21 gene encoding putative G-protein coupled receptor 21 isoform X2 produces MNSSFEGTNSSTTGPFCLLGVGSHEAIPVCLLEVGIIIFLTVLIISGNVIVIFVFHCAPLLNHHTTSYFIQTMAYADLLVGVSCLVPSFTLLHRTDLLPEQVVCKMFGYVVSVLKSVSMTSLACISIDRYIAITKPLTYNTLVTACRLRFCILLLWIYSCAIFLPSFLGWGKPGYHGDVFQTCAYSWHTNPYFTSFIVVMLYAPAATTVCFTYFNIFRICQQHNKEINERRVRFSTSDSEPSQGQPSPEKRYATVLFRITSVFYILWLPYIIYFLLESSRIYTNQTASFLTTWLAISNSFCNCVIYSMSNSVFQKGLKRLSGAICASCSRRGDGHDGTSATPKRPTTDCNP; encoded by the coding sequence ATGAACTCTTCCTTTGAAGGAACTAACAGCAGCACCACTGGTCCATTTTGCCTTTTGGGTGTGGGATCTCATGAAGCCATTCCCGTTTGCCTCCTGGAAGTGGGGATTATCATCTTTCTGACTGTTCTCATCATCTCCGGCAATGTGATAGTCATCTTCGTCTTCCATTGTGCTCCCCTGCTGAACCATCACACCACCAGTTACTTCATCCAGACCATGGCCTACGCCGACCTGCTGGTTGGAGTCAGCTGCTTGGTGCCATCCTTCACTCTTCTGCATCGCACTGACCTTCTGCCAGAACAGGTCGTATGTAAGATGTTTGGTTACGTGGTGTCCGTCCTGAAGAGCGTCTCTATGACCTCGTTGGCTTGCATCAGCATCGACCGCTACATCGCCATAACCAAACCACTTACTTACAACACGTTGGTCACGGCGTGCCGCCTACGGTTTTGCATCCTCTTGCTCTGGATCTACTCGTGTGCTATTTTCCTACCTTCGTTTTTAGGATGGGGAAAACCAGGCTATCATGGAGATGTATTTCAGACCTGTGCCTATTCATGGCACACCAATCCATATTTCACGTCTTTTATTGTGGTGATGCTATATGCCCCGGCGGCTACGACTGTTTGCTTCACGTACTTCAATATTTTCCGCATTTGCCAACAACACAACAAGGAAATAAATGAAAGGCGCGTGCGCTTCAGCACCAGTGACAGCGAACCTTCCCAAGGACAACCCAGTCCGGAGAAGCGCTACGCCACCGTCCTTTTCCGCATTACCAGTGTCTTCTACATCCTCTGGTTGCCCTACATCATATACTTCCTCCTTGAGAGCTCCAGGATCTATACCAACCAGACTGCCTCCTTCCTCACCACCTGGCTGGCCATCAGCAACAGTTTCTGCAACTGCGTCATCTACAGCATGTCCAACAGCGTCTTCCAGAAAGGTCTGAAGCGGCTGTCTGGGGCCATTTGTGCTTCTTGCTCCAGGCGAGGAGATGGCCATGATGGTACCAGTGCCACCCCAAAGAGACCCACCACTGACTGCAACCCGTAA